Proteins encoded within one genomic window of Xylophilus sp. GOD-11R:
- a CDS encoding sugar transferase: MNAPLMPPLGGYRQAPQRPTASTRVSKRALDILLSALFLVGFSWVFLGLWVGVRISSGAPVFYSQPRCGRDGMVFRFYKFRSMVRDSDHVLAQHLAADPAAREEWRIFQKLQNDPRITRFGAFIRKYSLDELPQIWNVLRGDMSLVGPRPCMFGQKDLYGHYWRHYCAVQPGITGLWQVSGRNHVSYRRRAAMDAAYVETLTLGNDLRILVRTVRVIVTGDGSS; this comes from the coding sequence ATGAACGCCCCGCTCATGCCGCCGCTGGGCGGTTACCGCCAGGCGCCGCAACGGCCGACCGCGTCCACGCGCGTGTCCAAGCGCGCGCTCGACATCCTGCTGTCGGCCCTCTTCCTGGTCGGCTTCAGCTGGGTCTTCCTGGGCCTGTGGGTGGGCGTGCGCATCAGCTCGGGCGCGCCGGTCTTCTACTCGCAGCCACGCTGCGGCCGCGACGGCATGGTGTTTCGCTTCTACAAGTTCCGCTCCATGGTGCGCGACTCCGACCACGTGCTGGCCCAGCACCTGGCTGCCGACCCGGCCGCGCGCGAGGAGTGGCGCATCTTCCAGAAGCTGCAGAACGATCCGCGCATCACCCGCTTCGGCGCCTTCATCCGCAAGTACAGCCTCGACGAGCTGCCGCAGATCTGGAACGTGCTGCGCGGCGACATGAGCCTGGTCGGCCCGCGGCCCTGCATGTTCGGCCAGAAGGACCTCTACGGCCACTACTGGCGCCACTACTGCGCGGTGCAGCCGGGCATCACCGGCCTGTGGCAGGTGAGCGGCCGCAACCACGTGAGCTACCGGCGCCGCGCCGCGATGGACGCCGCCTACGTCGAAACGCTCACCCTGGGCAACGACCTGCGGATTCTGGTGAGGACCGTGCGGGTGATCGTCACCGGCGACGGTTCCAGCTAG
- a CDS encoding polysaccharide biosynthesis tyrosine autokinase, which yields MKINRLLAAPPVALSPGQPAYRASTWKVVREERRLVALVTGLCLAAGLVWALAAPQVYETNIAIQVEDDERPAGAFLDAASSSALSVKTPATGETEILKSRMILMQAIENTRLYINAEPKYVPLVGSWLAARATALSVPGVFGFGGYVSGNERITVAHFDVPAALEGSRFTLTAGRDGAFVLTHPKLAEPIRGKVGEPLDVDRGGSTISLLVGDLHAAPGAAFSVMRHSQQQTLIDLLAGLKVIEKGKQSGMLDVSWQSTDRFALTDVLNEIGRLYVRQNVDRKTAVAEKTLAFLDTELPRFKQQLEESEDYYNRFRNQNGTVSLDDEARNALGQAVDLQAKLFDAKQRRLELVGRFTDQHPTVATLDAQIAGLTRELGGVEGRIRRMPMLQQTSLRMQRDIKANTDMYAALLNSALQMRLAKEGRIGNVRLIDEAVLPEKAAKPNRPVVLAFSLVAGLFLGIFAALTRQRVGARVNDAEGIEAGAGLNVYCNVPASRRQRALSREMARGRPGLHVLAMDRPEDAAIEGLRRLRATLRVDMQDAPDNRILVTSATAGAGKTFIAVNLAAVLASSGKRVMLIDADVQAQGVCNYLNLTQTDLTDAAQDRPASGHALHTGVLPNLDVLSAARVGIKPGELLTSDAFTRLLSQLSERYDSVVIDAPPILQQSAAAAIAPFASTLLLVASARETSLDDIHECVKRMSHVGCAFNGVVLNRAAHDRRARASHRLGRKPLALSLPRP from the coding sequence ATGAAGATCAACCGGCTGCTCGCCGCCCCGCCCGTCGCCCTTTCGCCGGGCCAGCCCGCCTACCGCGCCAGCACCTGGAAAGTGGTGCGCGAGGAACGCCGCCTGGTCGCCCTCGTTACCGGGCTGTGCCTGGCCGCGGGCCTGGTCTGGGCGCTCGCCGCGCCGCAGGTCTACGAGACCAACATCGCCATCCAGGTCGAGGACGACGAACGCCCGGCCGGCGCCTTCCTGGACGCCGCGTCCTCCAGCGCCCTGAGCGTGAAGACGCCCGCCACCGGCGAGACCGAAATCCTCAAGTCCCGCATGATCCTGATGCAGGCGATCGAGAACACCCGGCTCTACATCAACGCCGAGCCGAAGTACGTACCGCTGGTGGGCAGCTGGCTGGCCGCCCGCGCCACCGCGCTGTCGGTGCCCGGCGTGTTCGGCTTCGGCGGCTACGTATCGGGCAACGAGCGCATCACCGTCGCCCACTTCGACGTGCCCGCCGCGCTCGAAGGCAGCCGCTTCACCCTCACGGCCGGGCGCGACGGCGCCTTTGTGCTCACGCATCCCAAGCTGGCCGAGCCGATCCGCGGCAAGGTCGGCGAGCCGCTGGACGTGGACCGGGGCGGCAGCACGATCAGCCTGCTGGTGGGCGACCTGCATGCGGCACCGGGCGCGGCCTTCAGCGTGATGCGGCACTCGCAGCAGCAGACGCTGATCGACCTGCTCGCCGGCCTGAAGGTGATCGAGAAGGGCAAGCAGTCCGGCATGCTCGACGTGAGCTGGCAGAGCACCGACCGCTTCGCGCTGACCGACGTGCTCAACGAGATCGGCCGGCTCTACGTGCGCCAGAACGTCGACCGCAAGACCGCCGTGGCCGAGAAGACGCTGGCCTTTCTCGACACCGAACTGCCACGCTTCAAGCAGCAGCTCGAGGAGTCCGAGGACTACTACAACCGCTTTCGCAACCAGAACGGCACCGTGAGCCTGGACGACGAGGCGCGCAACGCGCTCGGCCAGGCGGTGGACCTGCAGGCCAAGCTGTTCGACGCCAAACAGCGCCGCCTGGAACTCGTCGGCCGCTTCACCGACCAGCACCCCACCGTGGCGACGCTGGACGCCCAGATCGCCGGCCTGACCCGCGAACTCGGCGGCGTGGAAGGCCGCATCCGCCGCATGCCGATGCTGCAGCAGACCAGCCTGCGCATGCAGCGCGACATCAAGGCCAACACCGACATGTACGCCGCCCTGCTCAACAGCGCGCTGCAGATGCGCCTGGCCAAGGAAGGCCGCATCGGCAACGTGCGGCTGATCGACGAGGCGGTGCTGCCCGAGAAGGCGGCCAAGCCCAACCGGCCGGTCGTGCTGGCCTTCTCGCTGGTGGCGGGCCTGTTCCTGGGCATCTTCGCCGCGCTCACCCGCCAGCGCGTCGGCGCCCGGGTCAACGACGCCGAGGGCATCGAGGCCGGCGCCGGCCTGAACGTCTACTGCAACGTGCCGGCCAGCCGCCGCCAGCGCGCATTGAGCCGCGAGATGGCCCGAGGCCGCCCCGGCCTGCACGTGCTGGCCATGGACCGCCCCGAAGACGCCGCCATCGAGGGCCTGCGCCGCCTGCGCGCCACGCTGCGGGTGGACATGCAGGACGCGCCCGACAACCGCATCCTGGTCACCAGCGCCACCGCGGGTGCCGGCAAGACCTTCATCGCGGTGAACCTGGCCGCCGTGCTGGCCTCCTCGGGCAAGCGGGTGATGCTGATCGACGCCGACGTGCAGGCCCAGGGTGTGTGCAACTACCTCAACCTGACGCAGACCGACCTGACCGATGCCGCGCAGGACCGCCCCGCCAGCGGCCACGCGCTGCACACCGGCGTGCTGCCCAACCTCGACGTACTCAGCGCGGCGCGGGTCGGCATCAAGCCCGGCGAACTGCTCACCTCCGACGCCTTCACCCGACTGCTGTCGCAGCTCTCCGAGCGCTACGACTCGGTGGTGATCGACGCGCCGCCGATCCTGCAACAGTCGGCCGCCGCCGCCATCGCGCCATTCGCCTCGACCCTGCTGCTGGTGGCCTCGGCGCGCGAGACCTCGCTCGACGACATCCACGAATGCGTCAAGCGCATGTCGCACGTGGGCTGCGCCTTCAACGGCGTGGTCCTCAACCGGGCCGCCCACGACCGGCGCGCGCGCGCCAGCCACCGCCTGGGCCGCAAGCCCCTGGCCCTCTCGCTGCCGCGGCCATGA
- a CDS encoding serine aminopeptidase domain-containing protein, with protein MTPLMFGPASRQVFGFFHAAETPRERPVAVLICPPFGAEGLRTHRFFKVLAERLSRTGVSALRFDFHGAGDSPGDEQEGDLDGWRRDVYAAHAELRRLAPAARIVWLGARLGATLALMAARHGRCDPERLVLWEPVVEGRGYLRFLREQHVKALDATFCIPDRGWRKLLAREPGAVPTEALGTAISPLLGSQLQALDIDALPLTALHDTVVLADPADEPAARWAAAQQLRNMPLRFGYFEHPLVWTSDPYPNSAMVPAEALQRLQGAIHD; from the coding sequence ATGACCCCCTTGATGTTCGGACCGGCCTCGCGCCAGGTCTTCGGTTTCTTCCATGCCGCCGAAACGCCGCGTGAGCGGCCGGTGGCCGTGCTGATCTGCCCGCCCTTCGGTGCGGAAGGCCTGCGCACCCACCGCTTCTTCAAGGTGCTGGCCGAGCGGCTGTCGCGCACCGGCGTGTCGGCGCTGCGCTTCGACTTCCACGGCGCCGGCGACTCGCCCGGCGACGAGCAGGAAGGCGACCTCGACGGCTGGCGCCGCGATGTGTATGCGGCCCACGCCGAGCTGCGCCGGCTGGCACCGGCCGCGCGCATCGTCTGGCTCGGTGCCCGGCTCGGCGCCACCCTGGCGCTGATGGCCGCCCGCCACGGCCGCTGCGACCCCGAACGCCTGGTGCTGTGGGAGCCGGTGGTCGAAGGCCGCGGCTACCTGCGCTTTCTGCGCGAACAGCACGTGAAGGCACTCGACGCCACCTTCTGCATTCCCGACCGCGGCTGGCGCAAGCTGCTGGCCCGCGAGCCCGGCGCCGTGCCGACCGAGGCCCTCGGCACCGCCATCTCGCCCCTGCTCGGCAGCCAGCTCCAGGCACTCGACATCGACGCCCTGCCCCTGACCGCGCTGCACGACACCGTCGTGCTGGCCGACCCCGCCGACGAGCCCGCCGCACGCTGGGCCGCCGCCCAGCAGCTGCGCAACATGCCGCTGCGCTTCGGCTACTTCGAACACCCGCTGGTCTGGACCTCGGACCCGTATCCCAACAGCGCCATGGTTCCGGCCGAAGCGCTGCAACGCCTGCAAGGAGCCATCCATGACTGA
- a CDS encoding 4'-phosphopantetheinyl transferase family protein has product MKELALDPIRAGSATCWHADLDHRSFASASEPLSPAERERADRFVFRHDGARYRAAHGVLRRLLAARTGIAAEALRFATGPRGKPHLVDVPGIEFNLSHSRSALLIAIGDAVPLGVDVEQLRPLADALGLAAEYFTPAERRELARVHPSRRDRAFLTCWTRKEACLKAVGHGLTLPLDRFEVGVEPVPCTVELPTPDGPVRLALTPLPGPAGTVASLAECFQEEFA; this is encoded by the coding sequence ATGAAGGAACTCGCCCTCGATCCCATCCGCGCCGGCTCGGCCACCTGCTGGCATGCCGACCTCGACCACCGGTCGTTCGCGTCCGCATCCGAGCCGCTGTCGCCCGCAGAACGCGAACGCGCCGACCGCTTCGTGTTCCGCCACGACGGTGCCCGCTACCGTGCCGCGCATGGCGTGCTGCGCCGCCTGCTGGCCGCACGCACCGGCATCGCGGCCGAGGCGTTGCGTTTCGCCACCGGCCCGCGCGGCAAGCCGCACCTGGTCGACGTGCCGGGAATCGAGTTCAACCTGAGCCACAGCCGCTCGGCATTGCTGATCGCCATCGGCGACGCGGTGCCGCTGGGGGTCGACGTGGAACAGCTGCGGCCCCTGGCCGACGCGCTGGGCCTGGCCGCCGAGTACTTCACGCCCGCCGAGCGCCGCGAGCTCGCCCGGGTTCACCCGTCGCGCCGCGACCGCGCGTTTCTCACCTGCTGGACCCGCAAGGAAGCCTGCCTCAAGGCGGTCGGCCACGGCCTGACCCTGCCGCTCGACCGCTTCGAAGTCGGCGTGGAGCCGGTGCCCTGCACCGTCGAGCTGCCCACGCCCGACGGCCCGGTGCGCCTGGCCCTCACGCCGCTGCCCGGCCCGGCGGGCACGGTCGCCTCGCTCGCCGAATGCTTTCAGGAGGAATTCGCATGA
- a CDS encoding polysaccharide biosynthesis/export family protein, translated as MTHTPDSTPRRRRHRLWLAVAPLLALLQACAVPGFGAMDDSAPAIGTPSGPPASQPVTPIDPQLIRQQQLARPQNLPPEVQRLIGTAPTYTLGPGDVVGIIVYDHPELLPNAGAVIAQQTDPTGVNVVPGFIIGASGEISFPYIGRTRLQGLTEIEASDLITRRIATYIKDPQVTVRIQAFRSQRAYVEGEVRQPGIQIFTDAPMTLAEAIARAGGITAAGDRSHIALTRDRQTTVVSLPQLQAMGVDPGSIPLKSGDMVYVHNRDDRRVYVMGEILRPTALTFRQGRLSLNEALGDAGGPNLTTADTRQVYVIRNDPRAGREVYHLDAKNPAALALADGFELQPRDVVYVDSVALVSWNRVVSLILPAAQVVNLGNDAARR; from the coding sequence ATGACACATACGCCCGACTCCACGCCGCGCCGCCGTCGTCACCGCCTCTGGCTGGCAGTGGCGCCCTTGCTGGCTTTGCTCCAGGCCTGCGCCGTGCCCGGTTTCGGCGCGATGGACGACTCGGCCCCGGCGATCGGGACACCGTCCGGGCCACCGGCCTCCCAGCCAGTCACCCCCATCGACCCCCAACTGATCCGCCAGCAGCAGCTCGCCCGGCCGCAGAACCTGCCGCCGGAAGTGCAGCGCCTGATCGGCACCGCGCCCACCTACACCCTCGGGCCGGGCGACGTGGTCGGCATCATCGTGTACGACCACCCCGAGCTGCTGCCCAACGCCGGCGCGGTGATCGCCCAGCAGACCGACCCGACCGGCGTGAACGTGGTGCCGGGCTTCATCATCGGCGCCAGCGGCGAGATCAGCTTTCCCTACATCGGCCGCACCCGGCTGCAGGGGCTGACCGAGATCGAGGCCTCCGACCTCATCACCCGCCGCATCGCCACCTACATCAAGGATCCGCAGGTCACCGTGCGCATCCAGGCCTTCCGCAGCCAGCGCGCCTACGTGGAAGGCGAAGTGCGCCAGCCGGGCATCCAGATCTTCACCGACGCGCCGATGACGCTGGCCGAAGCCATCGCCCGGGCCGGCGGCATCACCGCGGCCGGCGACCGCTCGCACATCGCCCTGACCCGCGACCGGCAGACCACCGTCGTCAGCCTGCCGCAGCTGCAGGCCATGGGCGTGGACCCCGGCAGCATTCCGCTGAAAAGCGGCGACATGGTCTATGTGCACAACCGCGACGACCGCCGCGTCTACGTCATGGGCGAGATCCTGCGGCCCACCGCGCTCACCTTCCGCCAGGGCCGGCTCAGCCTCAACGAAGCGCTGGGCGATGCGGGCGGGCCCAACCTCACCACCGCCGACACCCGCCAGGTCTACGTGATCCGCAACGACCCGCGCGCCGGCCGCGAGGTCTACCACCTCGATGCCAAGAACCCCGCCGCGCTGGCCCTGGCCGACGGCTTCGAGCTCCAGCCACGCGACGTGGTCTACGTGGACTCGGTCGCCCTGGTGTCGTGGAACCGCGTGGTCAGCCTGATCCTGCCCGCCGCCCAGGTCGTGAACCTGGGCAACGACGCGGCACGCCGCTGA
- a CDS encoding non-ribosomal peptide synthetase yields the protein MNARTEPMAETDTDGGLLQDVCRTTAAQRELWLGAKLCEEATLAYNESMVIDLHGELDAGALEQALRTVVSRHQSLRSAISADGAWMFIAHPDEFFEVLESDLSALEGPARDALLEELHQLATHIPFDLEKGPPFRAVICRLSATHHQLILSAHHIACDGWSWSVIVDELGRLYPARPGAGPAALPPAPLYSDFAQREGLAASEPEMQAHIDYWLRTFGSGELPVLELPLDHARPPVRTFRSRRLCESLDASLATAAQALATRSGVSLFVVLFSTFAAALHRITGQEDLVIGIPAAGQLPHDMPGLVGHCVNMLPLRIGTPSACPFTGLLREASSTVLDAYEHQAVGYGGLLEQLALRRDASRLPLVSVLFNLDGEARVRPGAFGGLDVQLGTLPRAYENFELFLNIAPVAGGGLELHLQYNTDLFDEDTVLRWLDMYRAILGSATRTPDAALGLLQVLSPAEQLALRRLQPAPTVVEGERLMQAAFMARVSAEPDRTALRHGAMRCSYGELDLASNRLARALRARNIGRGRLVGLCLERGIDMVAALLGILKSGAAYVPLDPSFPAARLEQYAEDAGLDLLLTSSTVASAPRHWCADAPMHIFEIDHDTAWHLQPGEALAPSVLDARPEDNAYVIYTSGSTGRPKGVCVPHRAVANLLQTMQEAPGISMDDTLAAVTTLSFDIAVAELLLPLAAGAQVVLVDREIALDGQRLANLLLAERVTILQATPGTWRLLVDVGWPGAPGFRGWVGGESLPAALALDLLDRCAEVWNVYGPTETTVWSTVWKVRRGDLEARGISIGRPIGNTEVWILDAAHQVCPVGVPGEICIAGDGLANGYLERPDLTEDRFVTWPLQGGAVRLYRTGDRGRWRNDGLLEHLGRFDFQLKVRGHRIEPAEIEMRCCEAAGIARCVVIAREDQPGDQRLVAYVTLAPGASTDLDPLRHHLRERLPGYMVPQHIVVLHSLPVLPNGKIDRAALPVPDAAAVSALSQRGGSARVAPADAHEARVLHAMEQVLSLPGMDMHDDFFAMGGHSLLAARLAMRLGLEFGLTVPLRTLFESPTAAQLTRAIAALGQDTQAAVRAPLPHRPGRRGAPLTPAQERIRFVEEMHPGRSVYNIPSARRLRGPLDLAAFRATLAEIARRQPALRTAFGRDGADAVQHIAESVEVPLALIDLSHLPDDQREHELLDRLQELADRPIDIAQAPLVHAALFRMGADDHVFLFVPHHLVWDGASFDIFRDEFAAIYPALLAGRSHTLPAPACGHGDYAEWLTGWMASEDYAAQMAQWKERFARMPLPRTPRTDLPRRAGMTGQGGAQWIEIDPDTTEALRGAARTMGVTLSMLTFGVFALMMGDVIGTQAVTIATPVRGREAPETEAVLGFFNNVLPVSVEIDASLRIDAFLREIKRELMALMPLQQVPFERLVAEPEFARWSKGAGLYQAMFTFQDIRSRGQAIGDMRSSPIPLMQRGATDDLGLWLMDAAGGLQGALVYNADIYLRETGARLRDRYLELLARLAQSPQALVSELCSPAQSPSAAYLERLQAGPPARLTQVHPAPAEPQPTQADAPPPPHAALAAVWAEVMGIDAAGIRAGDNFFDLGGDSLLVMRAVLQAQRVLGVRTEPRRYLFETLGQLAADLPRAVEDVRAPGRKGGVGPVAGRSGLRRIGRMFGGWRQRN from the coding sequence ATGAACGCCCGTACCGAACCCATGGCCGAGACCGACACCGACGGCGGCCTCCTGCAGGACGTCTGCCGCACCACCGCCGCCCAGCGCGAGCTGTGGCTGGGCGCCAAGCTCTGCGAGGAAGCCACGCTCGCCTACAACGAATCGATGGTGATCGACCTGCACGGCGAGCTCGACGCCGGCGCGCTCGAACAGGCGCTGCGCACCGTCGTCAGCCGCCACCAGTCGCTGCGCTCGGCCATCTCGGCCGACGGCGCCTGGATGTTCATCGCCCATCCGGACGAATTCTTCGAAGTGCTGGAGAGCGACCTCTCCGCCCTCGAAGGGCCGGCCCGCGACGCGCTGTTGGAGGAGCTGCACCAGCTCGCCACCCACATTCCGTTCGACCTGGAAAAGGGCCCGCCGTTTCGCGCCGTCATCTGCCGGCTGTCGGCCACGCACCACCAGCTCATCCTGTCGGCGCACCACATCGCCTGCGACGGCTGGTCGTGGTCGGTCATCGTCGACGAGCTCGGCCGGCTCTACCCGGCCCGCCCCGGCGCCGGCCCCGCCGCCCTGCCGCCGGCGCCCCTCTACAGCGACTTCGCGCAGCGCGAAGGCCTGGCCGCGTCCGAGCCCGAAATGCAAGCGCACATCGACTACTGGCTGCGCACCTTTGGCAGCGGCGAGCTGCCGGTGCTCGAACTGCCGCTCGACCATGCCCGCCCGCCGGTGCGCACCTTCCGTTCGCGCCGGCTCTGCGAGTCGCTCGATGCGAGCCTGGCCACCGCCGCCCAGGCCCTGGCCACCCGCAGCGGCGTGAGCCTCTTCGTGGTGCTCTTCAGCACCTTCGCCGCCGCCCTGCACCGCATCACCGGCCAGGAAGACCTGGTGATCGGCATCCCCGCGGCCGGCCAGCTGCCGCACGACATGCCGGGCCTGGTCGGCCATTGCGTCAACATGCTGCCGCTGCGCATCGGCACGCCCTCGGCCTGCCCCTTCACCGGCCTGCTGCGCGAGGCCTCGTCCACCGTGCTGGACGCCTACGAACACCAGGCGGTCGGCTACGGCGGCCTGCTGGAGCAGCTCGCCCTGCGGCGCGACGCCAGCCGCCTGCCGCTGGTCAGCGTGCTGTTCAACCTCGATGGCGAAGCCCGGGTGCGCCCCGGCGCGTTCGGCGGACTCGACGTGCAGCTGGGCACCCTGCCGCGCGCCTACGAGAACTTCGAGCTGTTCCTCAACATCGCGCCGGTCGCCGGTGGCGGCCTGGAGCTGCACCTCCAGTACAACACCGACCTCTTCGACGAAGACACCGTGCTGCGCTGGCTCGACATGTATCGCGCCATCCTGGGCTCGGCCACCCGCACGCCGGACGCCGCACTCGGCCTGCTGCAAGTCCTCTCGCCCGCCGAGCAGCTGGCGCTGCGCCGGCTGCAGCCCGCGCCCACCGTCGTCGAAGGCGAGCGGCTGATGCAGGCGGCCTTCATGGCCCGCGTCTCCGCCGAACCCGATCGCACCGCCCTGCGCCACGGCGCCATGCGCTGCAGCTACGGCGAACTCGACCTCGCCTCCAACCGCCTGGCGCGCGCCTTGCGCGCACGCAACATCGGCCGCGGCCGGCTGGTGGGCCTGTGCCTGGAGCGGGGCATCGACATGGTCGCGGCCCTGCTCGGCATCCTGAAGAGCGGTGCCGCCTACGTGCCGCTGGACCCGTCCTTCCCCGCCGCGCGGCTGGAGCAGTACGCCGAAGACGCCGGCCTCGACCTGCTGCTGACCAGCTCCACCGTCGCCTCGGCGCCGCGCCACTGGTGCGCCGACGCGCCCATGCACATCTTCGAGATCGACCACGACACCGCCTGGCACCTGCAGCCGGGCGAGGCCCTGGCGCCCTCGGTCCTGGACGCCCGGCCCGAGGACAACGCCTACGTCATCTACACCTCCGGCTCGACCGGCCGGCCCAAGGGCGTCTGCGTGCCGCACCGCGCCGTCGCCAACCTGCTGCAGACCATGCAGGAGGCGCCCGGCATCTCGATGGACGACACCCTGGCCGCCGTCACCACGCTGTCCTTCGACATCGCCGTGGCCGAGCTGCTGCTGCCCCTGGCCGCCGGCGCCCAGGTGGTGCTGGTCGACCGCGAGATCGCCCTCGACGGCCAGCGCCTGGCCAACCTGCTGCTGGCCGAACGCGTCACCATCCTGCAGGCCACGCCCGGCACCTGGCGCCTGCTGGTCGACGTCGGCTGGCCCGGCGCCCCGGGCTTTCGCGGCTGGGTCGGCGGCGAATCGCTGCCCGCCGCGCTGGCGCTCGACCTGCTCGACCGCTGCGCCGAGGTGTGGAACGTCTACGGCCCCACCGAAACCACCGTCTGGTCGACGGTGTGGAAGGTGCGGCGCGGCGACCTCGAAGCGCGCGGCATCTCCATCGGCCGGCCGATCGGCAATACCGAGGTGTGGATCCTCGATGCCGCCCACCAGGTCTGCCCGGTCGGCGTGCCCGGCGAGATCTGCATCGCCGGCGACGGCCTGGCCAACGGCTACCTGGAGCGGCCCGACCTCACCGAAGACCGCTTCGTGACCTGGCCCCTGCAGGGCGGCGCCGTGCGCCTCTATCGCACCGGCGACCGCGGCCGCTGGCGCAACGACGGCCTGCTGGAGCACCTGGGCCGCTTCGACTTTCAGCTCAAGGTGCGCGGCCACCGCATCGAGCCCGCCGAGATCGAGATGCGCTGCTGCGAAGCCGCCGGCATCGCCCGCTGCGTGGTCATCGCCCGCGAAGACCAGCCCGGCGACCAGCGCCTGGTGGCCTACGTCACCCTGGCGCCCGGCGCCTCGACCGATCTCGATCCGCTGCGCCACCACCTGCGCGAACGCCTGCCCGGCTACATGGTTCCCCAGCACATCGTCGTGCTTCACAGCCTGCCGGTGCTGCCCAACGGCAAGATCGACCGCGCCGCGCTGCCGGTGCCCGACGCCGCCGCCGTCTCCGCCCTGTCGCAGCGCGGCGGCAGTGCCCGCGTGGCGCCCGCCGACGCCCACGAAGCCCGCGTGCTCCACGCCATGGAACAGGTACTCAGCCTGCCCGGCATGGACATGCACGACGACTTCTTCGCCATGGGCGGCCACTCGCTGCTGGCGGCCCGGCTGGCGATGCGCCTGGGCCTGGAGTTCGGCCTGACGGTGCCGCTGCGCACGCTCTTCGAATCGCCCACCGCCGCCCAGCTCACCCGCGCCATCGCCGCGCTCGGGCAGGACACGCAGGCCGCCGTCCGGGCACCGCTGCCGCACCGCCCCGGCCGCCGTGGCGCGCCGCTCACGCCGGCGCAGGAGCGCATCCGCTTCGTCGAAGAAATGCACCCCGGCCGCTCGGTCTACAACATTCCCTCCGCCCGCCGGCTGCGTGGTCCGCTCGACCTGGCCGCCTTCCGCGCCACCCTCGCCGAAATCGCCCGCCGCCAGCCCGCGCTGCGCACCGCCTTCGGCCGCGACGGCGCCGACGCGGTGCAGCACATCGCCGAAAGCGTGGAAGTGCCGCTGGCGCTGATCGACCTGAGCCACCTGCCCGACGACCAGCGCGAACACGAACTGCTCGACCGGCTGCAGGAGTTGGCCGACCGGCCGATCGACATCGCCCAGGCACCGCTGGTGCACGCCGCCCTGTTCCGCATGGGCGCCGACGACCACGTCTTCCTGTTCGTGCCGCACCACCTCGTCTGGGACGGCGCTTCCTTCGACATCTTCCGCGACGAATTCGCCGCCATCTATCCGGCCCTGCTCGCCGGCCGGTCGCACACGCTGCCGGCTCCGGCCTGCGGCCACGGCGACTACGCCGAATGGCTGACCGGATGGATGGCCAGCGAGGACTACGCCGCGCAGATGGCGCAGTGGAAGGAGCGCTTCGCCCGCATGCCGCTGCCGCGCACGCCGCGCACCGACCTGCCCCGCCGCGCCGGCATGACCGGCCAGGGCGGCGCCCAGTGGATCGAGATCGACCCCGACACCACCGAAGCGCTGCGCGGCGCCGCACGCACCATGGGCGTCACCCTCAGCATGCTCACCTTTGGCGTTTTCGCGCTGATGATGGGCGACGTCATCGGCACGCAGGCCGTCACCATCGCCACCCCGGTGCGCGGCCGTGAGGCGCCCGAGACCGAAGCGGTGCTGGGCTTTTTCAACAACGTGCTGCCGGTGTCCGTGGAGATCGACGCGAGCCTGCGCATCGACGCCTTCCTGCGCGAGATCAAGCGCGAACTCATGGCGCTGATGCCGCTGCAGCAGGTGCCCTTCGAGCGCCTGGTGGCCGAGCCCGAATTCGCCCGCTGGTCCAAGGGCGCCGGGCTCTACCAGGCCATGTTCACCTTCCAGGACATCCGCTCGCGCGGCCAGGCGATCGGCGACATGCGCTCCAGCCCGATCCCGCTGATGCAGCGCGGCGCCACCGACGACCTCGGCCTCTGGCTGATGGACGCCGCCGGCGGCCTGCAGGGCGCGCTGGTCTACAACGCCGACATCTACCTGCGCGAAACCGGCGCCCGGCTGCGCGACCGCTACCTGGAGCTGCTGGCGCGTCTGGCGCAGTCGCCGCAGGCGCTGGTCAGCGAGCTGTGCTCGCCAGCCCAGTCGCCGAGCGCCGCCTACCTGGAGCGCCTGCAGGCCGGCCCGCCCGCGCGGCTGACCCAGGTGCATCCGGCGCCCGCCGAGCCGCAGCCAACCCAGGCCGATGCGCCCCCCCCGCCGCATGCCGCCCTGGCTGCGGTCTGGGCCGAGGTGATGGGCATCGACGCGGCCGGCATCCGCGCCGGCGACAACTTCTTCGACCTCGGTGGCGACTCCCTGCTGGTGATGCGCGCCGTGCTGCAGGCCCAACGTGTCCTGGGCGTGCGCACCGAGCCGCGCCGCTACCTCTTCGAGACCCTCGGCCAGCTCGCCGCCGACCTGCCCCGCGCGGTCGAAGACGTGCGCGCCCCGGGTCGCAAGGGCGGCGTCGGCCCGGTGGCCGGCCGCAGCGGTCTGCGCCGCATCGGCAGGATGTTCGGCGGCTGGCGCCAACGGAACTGA